In Campylobacter showae CSUNSWCD, one genomic interval encodes:
- the waaF gene encoding lipopolysaccharide heptosyltransferase II, producing the protein MRILIELPTWLGDAVMASAAVEAIAKHAAAFGAGNLTGKFENERDFSFLSQNFGTVTQEIQIFKNDTPNLNDKFDADGGVNLTANAQENQNLENLADGPVKIVFFGSFAACELFKTHPSCERVIVDSSKKAKFRLWRLFWQARELGKFDAAFSFRSSFASKILLFGAWAGRKFIFQKSNDSAHQVQKYLKFVKAALNLKRADDELKLYFEPRKFDAPVLGLNPGASYGSAKRWYPAYFAQVALHFKDKFKIMIFGGAGERDMCEQIEQILRENGAECENLAGKTNVRELCEMIGGIGQSGGIFVTNDSGPMHIAAAYKMPTIALFGPTRFTQTCPWRNENARILHLNLECMPCMKRVCPLKTHACMKDLSPQAVIQAIEREFLAEAVKN; encoded by the coding sequence GTGCGAATCTTGATTGAGCTGCCGACCTGGCTGGGCGACGCCGTAATGGCAAGCGCCGCGGTGGAGGCCATCGCAAAGCACGCGGCGGCGTTTGGCGCGGGAAATTTGACCGGCAAATTTGAAAATGAGCGAGACTTTAGCTTTTTATCGCAAAATTTTGGCACCGTAACGCAAGAAATTCAAATTTTTAAAAACGATACGCCAAATTTGAACGATAAATTTGACGCTGACGGCGGCGTAAATTTGACGGCAAATGCACAAGAAAATCAAAATCTAGAAAATTTAGCCGATGGGCCCGTCAAAATCGTATTTTTCGGCTCGTTTGCGGCGTGCGAGCTTTTTAAGACTCATCCAAGCTGCGAGCGCGTCATCGTTGACAGCAGTAAAAAGGCCAAATTTAGGCTCTGGCGGCTGTTTTGGCAGGCTAGAGAGCTTGGCAAATTTGACGCGGCATTTAGCTTTAGAAGCTCGTTTGCGAGTAAAATTTTACTTTTCGGAGCGTGGGCGGGGCGAAAATTTATTTTTCAAAAGAGCAACGATAGTGCGCATCAGGTGCAAAAATACCTAAAATTCGTCAAAGCGGCGTTAAATTTAAAACGCGCAGACGACGAGTTAAAGCTTTACTTTGAGCCGCGTAAATTTGACGCGCCCGTGCTCGGGCTAAATCCGGGCGCTAGCTACGGAAGCGCCAAACGCTGGTATCCGGCCTACTTCGCACAGGTGGCGCTGCATTTTAAAGATAAATTTAAGATTATGATTTTTGGCGGCGCCGGCGAGCGCGATATGTGCGAGCAGATCGAGCAAATTTTACGCGAAAACGGCGCGGAGTGCGAAAATCTAGCGGGCAAAACGAATGTGCGCGAGCTGTGCGAGATGATCGGCGGCATCGGACAAAGCGGCGGGATATTCGTCACGAACGACAGCGGCCCGATGCATATCGCAGCAGCCTACAAAATGCCCACAATCGCGCTTTTTGGACCGACGAGATTTACGCAGACCTGTCCGTGGCGCAACGAAAACGCTCGCATCCTGCACCTAAATTTAGAGTGCATGCCGTGCATGAAGCGCGTCTGCCCGCTAAAAACCCACGCCTGCATGAAGGATCTCTCGCCGCAAGCCGTCATCCAGGCGATCGAGCGAGAATTTCTCGCCGAAGCGGTAAAAAACTAG
- a CDS encoding glycosyltransferase family 4 protein, which produces MKKIVFLRLNLDAIGGAQRYLSRLVKALKDSGVACETRGFNGSKKLSSWIKALRFNAQAKRQKGADEIYFSLERITCADIYRAGDGVHKVYMKTKPFWFVNPLNFVIPYLEKHTFKNAKKIIANSNFIKRQICETYDIAEEKIAVVYNGVNLPMRVQKGSAKLALCEEFGLDFHLPTLLFVGSGFKRKGAEEFLRIATHLKTRVNCLIVGRDKNAARYKNLAKELGLNAVFTGAQKSTARFYEGSELFLFPTAYEPFSNVVLEALSYGCVAITTAQNGAAEILPEEFVMSSPQDYDICDLIDEILNDDERLAMLQERNLALASEFSIEKNASATLEIVRANLD; this is translated from the coding sequence ATGAAAAAAATAGTATTTTTAAGGCTCAATCTGGACGCTATCGGCGGGGCGCAGAGATATCTCTCAAGGCTCGTTAAAGCCCTAAAAGACTCGGGCGTTGCGTGCGAGACGCGCGGATTTAACGGTAGCAAAAAGCTAAGCTCATGGATCAAAGCCCTGCGTTTTAACGCGCAAGCCAAGCGGCAAAAGGGCGCAGACGAGATTTATTTTAGCCTTGAGCGCATCACCTGCGCCGACATCTACCGCGCGGGCGACGGCGTGCATAAAGTCTATATGAAAACCAAGCCTTTTTGGTTTGTAAACCCCCTAAATTTCGTCATTCCATACCTTGAAAAGCACACTTTTAAAAACGCCAAAAAAATCATCGCCAACTCAAATTTTATAAAGCGCCAAATTTGCGAAACCTACGACATCGCCGAGGAAAAGATCGCAGTCGTCTATAACGGCGTAAATTTGCCTATGCGCGTACAAAAAGGCTCAGCAAAGCTCGCTCTTTGCGAGGAATTCGGGCTTGATTTTCACCTACCGACGCTGCTGTTTGTCGGAAGCGGCTTTAAACGCAAGGGCGCGGAGGAGTTTTTACGCATCGCGACTCATCTAAAAACGCGCGTAAACTGCCTGATCGTCGGCCGCGACAAAAACGCCGCCCGCTACAAAAATCTAGCCAAGGAACTAGGCCTAAACGCCGTATTTACGGGCGCGCAAAAAAGCACGGCGAGATTTTACGAAGGCAGCGAGCTGTTTTTATTCCCGACGGCGTACGAGCCGTTTTCAAACGTCGTTTTAGAGGCGCTTAGCTACGGCTGCGTCGCCATTACGACCGCTCAAAACGGCGCGGCGGAGATATTGCCCGAGGAGTTTGTGATGAGCTCGCCGCAAGACTACGACATCTGCGATCTGATCGACGAGATCCTAAACGACGACGAGCGACTGGCAATGCTACAAGAGCGAAATTTAGCGCTTGCTAGCGAGTTTAGCATCGAAAAAAACGCGAGCGCGACGCTGGAGATAGTGCGTGCGAATCTTGATTGA
- a CDS encoding glycosyltransferase family 9 protein, whose translation MKILLVRNDNIGDLICTTPAIDALRKAHPRAQIDIVVNSLNVCVVRGNPFLNKIYIYTKPKHVKGLAAKVRAFWGKCKILLQIRRERYDATVIFRSAYSPSAAIFARAAAAKTTIGAAKQNEGGLLITHKLNFNPPPHEVLLCYELAVPLGAKFDGEKTLYVPSFKSEKFKDFVFFHVSSRVEQNRMDEAKILRILAFLKQNFRHVAVSAEDVKFGEKLAQEAGVEFASTKNLDELAGCIWAAKFVLTLDGGVAHLAPALGVKTVLVLGKTDAARWAPIYGGALCTVLQSASKRAQDVTDEEIYEAVKIYEKNG comes from the coding sequence GTGAAAATTTTGCTCGTTAGAAACGATAACATTGGCGATCTCATCTGCACGACGCCAGCGATAGATGCGCTGCGAAAGGCTCATCCGCGTGCGCAAATCGACATCGTGGTAAATAGCCTAAACGTATGCGTCGTTCGCGGCAATCCATTTTTAAACAAAATCTATATCTATACTAAACCAAAGCACGTAAAAGGACTGGCGGCAAAAGTGCGGGCGTTTTGGGGAAAATGTAAAATTTTGCTTCAAATTCGCCGCGAAAGATACGATGCGACCGTGATTTTTAGGAGCGCTTATTCGCCCTCTGCCGCGATATTTGCCAGAGCAGCCGCAGCTAAAACGACGATAGGCGCGGCAAAGCAAAACGAGGGTGGTTTATTAATAACACATAAACTAAACTTTAATCCGCCACCTCACGAGGTGCTGCTTTGCTATGAGCTAGCCGTACCGCTTGGAGCGAAATTCGACGGAGAAAAGACGCTTTACGTACCGAGCTTTAAAAGCGAGAAATTTAAGGATTTCGTTTTTTTTCACGTCTCCTCGAGGGTGGAGCAAAACCGCATGGACGAGGCTAAAATTTTACGGATTTTGGCGTTTTTAAAGCAAAATTTCAGGCACGTTGCCGTTAGCGCGGAGGACGTAAAATTTGGCGAAAAATTAGCACAAGAAGCGGGCGTGGAGTTTGCCTCGACTAAAAATCTGGACGAGTTAGCCGGCTGTATCTGGGCGGCTAAATTTGTTCTCACGCTTGACGGCGGTGTTGCACATTTAGCTCCCGCGCTTGGGGTAAAAACTGTGCTTGTGCTTGGCAAAACAGACGCCGCTCGCTGGGCTCCGATCTACGGCGGCGCGCTGTGTACCGTGCTACAAAGCGCCAGCAAAAGGGCGCAGGACGTGACGGACGAGGAAATCTACGAGGCGGTAAAAATATATGAAAAAAACGGATAA
- a CDS encoding glycosyltransferase family 4 protein codes for MKKTDKINILELESSLGFGGQEHRTQRVINGLNKDKFKVFYALNPGSKSFEKPIDCEFVEFNLSKVYNIFEIFKICRFVREKNISIIATHSGKDGNIGAIVAKLTGAKVVRTRHLQTPIRSAFSYNVNDKIVAVSNAVKTQLVSQGVRENLIDVIYTGVDTARFNPNFTKDIKAELNLSADCVVVGIVAVLRAAKNHQLLFEAFSELNLPNTALVVVGDGPQEENLKKIKTPNIYMLGSRTDVSEFLGSFDVFVLPSKMEALGTALLEAQSCGVPCIGSDAGGIGEAINSGETGLLFKNGDKESLKAALKTLIEDAALRAKFSANAREFIVRNFSIETMVAQTEAMYEAL; via the coding sequence ATGAAAAAAACGGATAAAATCAATATCCTGGAGCTTGAAAGCTCGCTAGGCTTCGGCGGTCAGGAGCACCGCACGCAGCGCGTCATAAACGGGCTAAATAAGGATAAATTTAAGGTATTTTACGCGCTAAATCCAGGCTCAAAAAGCTTTGAAAAGCCGATTGATTGCGAGTTTGTAGAATTTAACCTAAGTAAGGTTTATAATATTTTTGAAATTTTTAAAATTTGCCGTTTCGTGCGCGAAAAAAATATCTCGATCATCGCCACACACTCTGGCAAGGACGGCAATATCGGCGCAATCGTCGCAAAGCTAACGGGCGCTAAAGTAGTGCGCACTAGACACCTACAAACTCCGATCAGATCGGCATTTAGCTATAATGTAAACGACAAAATTGTAGCCGTCTCAAATGCCGTAAAAACTCAGCTCGTCTCGCAGGGCGTGCGGGAAAATTTGATAGACGTTATCTACACCGGCGTGGATACGGCACGGTTTAATCCAAATTTTACCAAAGATATCAAAGCAGAGCTAAATTTGAGCGCAGACTGCGTAGTAGTCGGTATCGTGGCGGTCTTGCGCGCGGCGAAAAATCATCAGCTTTTGTTTGAAGCTTTTAGCGAGCTAAATCTACCAAACACCGCTCTAGTCGTGGTCGGCGACGGTCCGCAGGAGGAAAATCTAAAAAAAATAAAAACGCCAAATATCTACATGCTAGGCTCGCGAACCGACGTGAGCGAGTTTTTGGGCAGTTTTGACGTTTTCGTGTTACCCTCAAAGATGGAGGCGCTGGGTACGGCACTGCTCGAGGCGCAGTCGTGCGGGGTGCCTTGCATCGGTAGCGACGCGGGCGGTATCGGCGAGGCGATAAACAGCGGCGAAACGGGGCTTTTGTTTAAAAACGGCGACAAAGAATCGCTCAAAGCGGCTCTAAAAACGCTGATAGAAGACGCGGCGCTTAGGGCCAAATTTAGCGCGAACGCGAGGGAATTTATCGTGCGAAACTTCTCGATAGAGACGATGGTCGCGCAGACAGAAGCGATGTATGAAGCTCTTTGA
- a CDS encoding glycosyltransferase family 9 protein has protein sequence MKLFESAARLILRFKSVRKTQLVTQPIQTVCFFSNTALGDTIFNTPVFRVFRQNFPHIRTVALLNPSTAPLFKTDPNIDEILLYDGKKGGFLRALSQLKKIKPDIVFILHSNEPEATPLAVLSGAKYVFKLPNAGSKFSPFHSNAPEPYGDERYVVLNRLEQLKFVGIKSRDTRLNLYLCDEDFARVDEMLKGCGSRKFIGFQMGASTVSRQWFWQRWRELAGIILERTDAVIVLTGSPAERAMTAQLDEELRSAHVIDAAGKFSLREAAALIARLDVLVTPDTGPLHVAAALRTPTIGLFAVASPVNSNPDFDENIHKFIKKPRTCSPCVGKNCKFQECMLQIEAREVWEMLKEMI, from the coding sequence ATGAAGCTCTTTGAGAGCGCGGCGCGGCTCATTTTGCGATTTAAAAGTGTGCGCAAAACGCAGCTGGTTACGCAGCCCATCCAAACGGTCTGTTTTTTTAGCAACACCGCGCTTGGCGATACGATTTTTAACACGCCCGTTTTTCGCGTTTTTCGGCAAAATTTCCCGCACATACGTACTGTCGCGCTGCTAAATCCATCTACCGCGCCGCTTTTTAAAACCGATCCGAATATCGACGAAATTTTACTATACGACGGCAAAAAAGGCGGCTTTTTGCGCGCTTTATCGCAGCTAAAAAAGATAAAGCCGGACATTGTTTTTATCCTGCACTCAAACGAGCCCGAGGCCACGCCGCTAGCCGTTTTAAGCGGCGCAAAATACGTCTTTAAGCTGCCAAATGCGGGCAGTAAATTTAGCCCCTTCCACTCAAACGCGCCAGAGCCATACGGAGATGAGCGATACGTCGTGCTAAACCGCCTCGAGCAGCTTAAATTTGTAGGCATAAAAAGTCGCGACACGAGGCTAAATTTGTATCTGTGCGATGAGGATTTCGCCCGCGTCGATGAGATGCTAAAAGGCTGCGGCTCGCGCAAATTTATCGGCTTTCAGATGGGGGCTAGCACGGTTTCCAGGCAGTGGTTTTGGCAGCGTTGGCGGGAGCTGGCGGGAATTATTTTGGAGCGCACGGACGCCGTCATCGTGCTAACGGGCAGCCCCGCCGAGCGAGCGATGACCGCGCAGTTAGACGAGGAGTTAAGAAGCGCGCACGTGATAGATGCGGCGGGTAAATTTAGTCTGCGAGAGGCTGCCGCGCTGATAGCTAGGCTTGATGTGCTTGTGACGCCAGATACCGGTCCGCTACACGTCGCAGCCGCGCTAAGGACGCCCACGATCGGGCTTTTTGCCGTCGCTTCGCCCGTAAATTCAAACCCTGATTTTGACGAAAATATCCATAAATTTATCAAAAAGCCGCGCACCTGTTCGCCTTGCGTCGGCAAAAATTGCAAATTTCAGGAGTGCATGCTGCAAATCGAGGCACGCGAGGTCTGGGAGATGCTAAAGGAAATGATTTGA
- a CDS encoding glycosyltransferase family 4 protein: MKKILFVDTGREYGGGTKSFLYLLRGLAAQQKYELCTFFETDYEAGGRKISQIIEDSGAKFIKFEPKKQPSKLKKELLRALGGQKLAKYLYKKDYDYALCLLRQARPDVVHLNNHFSTNLAYIAAANALNIAVVQHLRKNSAVEPFKLEILKRLKFTPVCVSNATYDFYAAQIKMPKNVVYNPVEAPVLRREKSEAGKNLSHLQTNLKNNSDDKSAALKDKFDAEKINIVMPANFLTLKGHELVFNALAELKRSDVKVYFAGGGELKAGAKAKFDALIRSGKAEYLGFVSKMDEIYAACDYVLGFSSDEGLPRIVIEALGCGLGVVYSDIAVIREIYEISSKKQDFFVVQRSSDALLACFESLRKPSSKSPDDAVIKAFSIENYLRGIDRIYSEL; this comes from the coding sequence TTGAAAAAGATTTTGTTCGTCGATACGGGGCGTGAATACGGCGGCGGGACAAAGAGTTTTTTGTATCTTTTGCGGGGGCTTGCCGCGCAGCAAAAATACGAGCTTTGCACGTTTTTTGAGACTGATTACGAGGCGGGCGGACGCAAAATCTCGCAAATCATAGAAGACTCGGGAGCTAAATTTATAAAATTTGAGCCCAAAAAACAGCCCTCAAAGCTAAAAAAAGAGCTTTTGCGCGCGCTTGGTGGGCAAAAGCTGGCAAAATACCTCTACAAAAAAGACTACGACTACGCGCTTTGCTTGCTGCGACAGGCGCGACCCGACGTAGTGCATTTAAACAATCATTTTTCAACCAATCTCGCCTACATCGCCGCCGCAAACGCCCTAAATATCGCGGTAGTGCAACACCTGCGTAAAAACTCGGCCGTCGAGCCTTTTAAGCTTGAGATTTTAAAGCGGCTAAAATTTACGCCCGTTTGTGTTTCAAATGCGACTTACGATTTTTACGCCGCGCAGATAAAAATGCCTAAAAACGTGGTTTATAATCCCGTAGAAGCTCCTGTTTTAAGGCGGGAAAAATCTGAAGCAGGTAAAAATTTGAGCCATTTGCAGACAAATTTAAAAAATAACAGCGACGATAAAAGCGCCGCCCTAAAAGACAAATTTGACGCCGAAAAAATAAATATCGTAATGCCAGCAAATTTCTTAACACTAAAGGGACACGAGCTAGTTTTTAATGCACTTGCAGAGCTAAAAAGAAGCGATGTAAAGGTTTATTTCGCAGGTGGAGGCGAGCTAAAAGCGGGCGCGAAAGCCAAATTTGACGCGCTGATAAGATCAGGTAAGGCCGAGTATCTGGGCTTTGTTTCCAAGATGGACGAGATTTATGCCGCGTGCGACTACGTGCTTGGATTTTCTAGCGACGAGGGGCTGCCTAGGATCGTCATCGAAGCGCTTGGCTGCGGGCTTGGCGTGGTGTACTCTGATATCGCCGTCATAAGGGAGATTTATGAAATCTCCTCAAAAAAGCAAGATTTTTTTGTAGTTCAAAGAAGCTCGGACGCGCTTTTAGCCTGCTTTGAGAGCCTGCGCAAACCCAGCTCAAAAAGCCCCGACGATGCCGTTATAAAGGCATTTAGCATAGAAAATTATCTTCGCGGGATAGATAGGATATATAGCGAACTTTGA
- a CDS encoding glycosyltransferase family 9 protein: MIYFLIYLLIYPYLFAMKKLKFKGEKGKILLIQTAKIGDYANSTVIFEKLGKFDVLIDEINLAFAKHDSRIEKIFTINDVKRKKASKLGLALELFSRGYESVYVLMPNSLNLFLARCTLAKNIVAVHHYAASSDFGLLALGMKKVPHTLNDLTLLTYLKTLGISELKYEKCLQQPLFIPHENIVKSDKFKIGVSLSAGNKMKTPPKKTWEKIFEIFAKFDCEVYIFGVGEEAALLQNLLAENVDKKRAENLSRRNIFADLAGNGASEIYGDPENANSEQSKAQICSENGSSGGSNLSSQTCDTYVKKFSANELKIISLIGKIKLEELPFYLSQMQLYASSDTGNYYVADSVRTPTICLMGPCFASEQRGVADSLVISSHLPPVSSVFKTVQGIDASAFFELSEQNLADIEAFVKVRYISYLSREDNFLC; this comes from the coding sequence TTGATATATTTTCTCATTTATTTATTGATTTACCCGTATCTTTTTGCTATGAAAAAACTAAAATTTAAAGGCGAAAAAGGCAAAATTTTACTCATCCAAACCGCTAAAATCGGCGACTACGCAAACTCGACCGTGATCTTTGAAAAGCTGGGCAAATTTGATGTACTCATCGACGAGATAAATCTAGCCTTCGCAAAACACGACAGCCGAATAGAAAAAATATTTACGATAAACGACGTAAAACGCAAAAAAGCCTCCAAACTAGGACTCGCACTCGAGCTTTTTTCGCGTGGCTACGAGAGCGTCTATGTGCTGATGCCAAACAGTCTAAATCTCTTTTTAGCGCGCTGCACGCTGGCTAAAAATATCGTCGCCGTGCATCACTACGCAGCCTCTAGCGACTTTGGCCTGCTGGCGCTTGGTATGAAAAAAGTGCCACATACCCTAAATGATCTAACGTTACTAACCTACTTAAAAACGCTGGGCATTAGCGAGCTAAAATATGAAAAATGCTTGCAACAACCGCTCTTTATCCCACACGAAAATATCGTAAAAAGCGATAAATTTAAGATCGGCGTGAGCCTGAGCGCTGGCAATAAAATGAAAACGCCGCCAAAGAAAACTTGGGAGAAAATCTTTGAAATTTTCGCCAAATTTGACTGCGAGGTTTATATTTTCGGTGTCGGTGAGGAGGCGGCGCTATTACAAAACTTGCTCGCCGAAAATGTGGATAAAAAACGGGCGGAAAATTTGAGCCGGCGGAACATTTTCGCGGATTTAGCCGGCAATGGCGCGAGCGAAATTTACGGCGATCCTGAAAATGCAAACAGCGAGCAATCAAAAGCTCAAATTTGTAGCGAAAATGGTAGTAGCGGCGGGTCAAATTTAAGCTCGCAAACTTGCGATACTTACGTGAAAAAATTCAGCGCAAACGAGCTAAAAATAATCTCTTTGATAGGTAAAATCAAACTTGAGGAGTTGCCGTTTTATCTCTCGCAGATGCAGCTTTACGCGAGCTCGGATACGGGCAACTACTACGTCGCAGATAGCGTGCGCACGCCTACGATCTGCCTGATGGGGCCTTGTTTTGCTAGCGAGCAAAGAGGCGTCGCCGACTCGCTCGTGATCAGCTCGCATTTACCACCCGTTAGCTCTGTGTTTAAAACCGTGCAGGGTATCGACGCGAGTGCATTTTTCGAGCTTAGCGAGCAAAACCTCGCAGACATCGAGGCCTTCGTCAAAGTTCGCTATATATCCTATCTATCCCGCGAAGATAATTTTCTATGCTAA
- a CDS encoding polysaccharide deacetylase family protein, which produces MSVSVLMYHHVLKKSGFIASSAEDFASQMRFLAEAGYKTLTMSQFIAYKKGELAVPKKSVLITFDDGWKDNYVYAYQVLREFGLRATIFLVTQWIERASERRGEFIELTHSEYKKAASQRPQDVFLSLDEIAAMRDVFDFHSHTHTHFDEYFGALPPEENFTRCREFMRENLGIEDRLLCWPRGKYDENLIRLARQAGYEAFFTTQRGINRPDGDLSAIKRIAAKKDATWLKRTLFIYQNDILGGIYSKIKK; this is translated from the coding sequence TTGAGCGTTAGCGTTTTGATGTATCATCATGTTTTAAAAAAGAGTGGATTTATCGCCTCTAGCGCAGAGGATTTTGCCTCGCAGATGAGATTTCTCGCCGAGGCGGGCTATAAAACGCTTACGATGAGCCAATTTATCGCCTATAAAAAGGGCGAGCTAGCCGTGCCTAAAAAAAGCGTCCTCATCACCTTTGACGACGGCTGGAAGGACAACTACGTCTACGCCTACCAGGTCTTGCGCGAGTTTGGCTTGCGAGCGACGATATTTTTAGTGACGCAGTGGATCGAGCGCGCGAGCGAGCGGCGGGGCGAGTTTATAGAGCTAACTCACTCTGAATACAAAAAAGCAGCCTCCCAGCGCCCGCAGGACGTGTTTTTGAGTCTTGACGAGATAGCAGCGATGCGGGACGTTTTTGACTTTCACTCTCACACGCATACGCATTTTGACGAGTATTTCGGCGCGCTCCCACCTGAGGAAAATTTCACTCGGTGCCGCGAGTTTATGCGCGAAAATTTGGGCATCGAGGATAGGCTTTTATGCTGGCCTCGCGGCAAATACGACGAAAATTTGATCCGTCTAGCTAGGCAGGCGGGTTATGAGGCATTTTTCACGACGCAGCGAGGCATAAATAGGCCTGACGGCGATTTGTCCGCTATCAAGCGCATCGCTGCCAAAAAGGACGCCACATGGCTAAAACGCACGCTTTTTATCTATCAAAACGACATTTTGGGCGGGATATACTCGAAGATAAAGAAGTAA
- the rfaQ gene encoding putative lipopolysaccharide heptosyltransferase III, translated as MKDKKIKILVMKFRNIGDVLLTTPLVENLRRIYPDAQIDFALNKGTEAMIEGNPNVQNIHVYDRANIKEVGFFKRLWRELKFIRAIKKQKYDIAVQTTTGDRGIIVAKYAKIKTIVGFEGKNKAVNKIITHKAPKIGGLRHTVDRNLDALAALGFEPSGKRVSVYFDPDCINHLNLPPKFIHVHLTSRWMFKCADDETMAAIIDFCEGLGARVVLTADNNDAELKKLADVLALCSSSPVNLGGKLTLKQTAALSKRSAMFIGVDTAIMHLAAANDVPVIALFGPSGAFEWGPWDNDLDANGYTQRNGNQTMGKHAVFQKDWDFVPCDKEGMIKHGVERTLMRFEGEELEAIKSKIRENLSQN; from the coding sequence ATGAAAGATAAAAAAATCAAAATCCTAGTTATGAAATTTAGAAACATCGGCGACGTGCTGCTCACGACTCCGCTCGTCGAAAACCTGCGCCGCATCTACCCTGATGCGCAGATAGATTTCGCGCTAAACAAGGGCACCGAAGCGATGATCGAGGGCAACCCGAACGTCCAAAACATCCACGTTTACGACCGCGCGAATATAAAAGAGGTCGGCTTTTTTAAACGGCTTTGGCGCGAGCTAAAGTTTATCCGCGCTATCAAAAAGCAAAAATACGACATCGCCGTGCAGACCACGACGGGCGACCGCGGCATCATAGTCGCCAAATACGCCAAGATAAAAACCATCGTGGGCTTTGAGGGCAAAAACAAAGCCGTAAATAAAATAATCACGCACAAAGCCCCCAAAATAGGCGGTCTGCGCCACACCGTGGATCGCAATCTAGACGCCTTAGCCGCGCTCGGATTTGAGCCTAGTGGCAAGCGAGTGAGCGTGTATTTTGATCCAGACTGCATCAATCATCTAAATTTGCCGCCTAAATTTATCCACGTGCACCTAACTAGCCGCTGGATGTTTAAGTGCGCGGACGACGAAACTATGGCCGCGATAATCGACTTTTGCGAGGGGCTTGGCGCGCGAGTAGTGCTAACAGCCGATAACAACGACGCCGAGCTAAAAAAGCTAGCCGACGTGCTGGCGCTGTGCTCCTCTAGTCCCGTAAATCTAGGTGGCAAACTCACCCTAAAGCAAACCGCTGCGCTATCAAAGCGCTCCGCGATGTTTATCGGCGTAGATACGGCAATCATGCACCTAGCCGCGGCCAACGACGTGCCCGTGATCGCGCTGTTTGGGCCTAGCGGGGCGTTTGAGTGGGGACCGTGGGATAACGATCTGGACGCAAACGGCTACACGCAGCGCAACGGCAATCAAACCATGGGCAAGCACGCGGTGTTTCAAAAGGACTGGGACTTCGTGCCGTGCGACAAAGAGGGGATGATAAAGCATGGCGTGGAGCGGACGCTGATGAGATTTGAGGGCGAGGAGCTAGAGGCGATAAAAAGCAAAATCAGGGAAAATTTGAGCCAAAACTAA
- a CDS encoding glycosyltransferase family 2 protein, translated as MLSVVILTLNSDKYLAEVLKSCEFADEVVVVDSGSTDSTEQICSGFKNVKFHKQKWLGFSAQKQLGVDLARNRWIFVLDSDEVILEPLRAEILQVLQRPEFCAYEVARANIFFGKEVRTMGLYPDCTVRLFDKTLAKFDGREIHEKVILKSTAKTDEQISTGTANGANLTAPKNEIGRLKNHFKHYAYDSIEQFIAKQNRYSSLGAKGAKSSKFKAVLNPAWTFFKLFFLKGGWREGWRGYVIARLYAQYTFWKYVK; from the coding sequence ATGCTAAGCGTCGTAATCCTCACGCTTAACAGCGATAAATACCTCGCCGAGGTGCTAAAAAGCTGCGAATTCGCAGACGAAGTCGTCGTGGTCGATAGCGGCTCTACCGACTCGACGGAGCAAATTTGCTCTGGGTTTAAAAACGTCAAATTTCACAAGCAAAAATGGCTGGGATTTAGCGCGCAAAAGCAGCTGGGAGTGGATCTAGCGCGCAATCGCTGGATTTTTGTGCTAGATAGCGACGAGGTGATTTTAGAACCTTTGCGGGCGGAAATTTTGCAGGTTTTACAGCGTCCAGAGTTTTGCGCATACGAGGTGGCGCGCGCAAATATATTTTTTGGCAAAGAAGTGCGCACGATGGGGCTTTACCCAGACTGTACTGTTAGGCTTTTTGACAAGACGCTGGCGAAGTTTGACGGGCGCGAGATACACGAAAAGGTCATTTTAAAAAGCACGGCAAAAACGGACGAACAAATCTCGACGGGCACCGCAAATGGCGCAAATTTAACCGCCCCAAAAAATGAAATCGGCAGACTAAAAAACCACTTCAAACACTACGCCTACGATAGCATCGAGCAGTTTATCGCTAAGCAAAATCGCTACTCGAGCCTTGGCGCAAAGGGCGCAAAATCAAGCAAATTTAAGGCAGTTTTAAATCCCGCGTGGACGTTTTTTAAGCTATTTTTCCTAAAAGGCGGCTGGCGCGAGGGCTGGCGCGGCTACGTGATAGCAAGGCTTTATGCGCAATACACATTTTGGAAGTACGTAAAATGA